One stretch of Asterias rubens chromosome 8, eAstRub1.3, whole genome shotgun sequence DNA includes these proteins:
- the LOC117293954 gene encoding vesicle-associated membrane protein 7-like has protein sequence MPILYATIARGTTVLANFAACHGNFTEVTNQILPKVPPENTKLTYSHDSYLFHYISDERIVYLCITDDEFERSRAFMFLGEIKRKFKTTYGSQVKTALPFAMNSEFSRVLATQMRHFSEEIAVDRLGTIQNDLEDLNRIMVRNIETISNRGEKLELLIDKTEDLETTSLTFRKSSKTLARSMCVKNLKLTVILVIVFILIIYFIVSAVCGGLGWQNCVHRNP, from the exons ATGCCTATTCTGTATGCAACTATTGCCCGAGGCACGACAGTGTTGGCCAACTTTGCAGCGTGTCATGGAAACTTCACGGAGGTTACAAACCAGATTCTTCCCAAGGTTCCTCCAGAGAATACTAAACTGACCTACTCGCACGACTCCTATCTGTTTCACTACATCTCTGATGAAAGGATTGTCTACTTGTGTATAACGGATGAT GAATTTGAAAGATCAAGAGCGTTTATGTTCCTGGGAGAAATTAAAAGAAA ATTTAAAACGACATATGGATCTCAAGTAAAAACTGCTCTTCCTTTTGCAATGAACAGCGAGTTCTCCAGAGTTCTAGCAACACAAATG CGACACTTCTCTGAGGAAATCGCTGTGGACAGACTCGGAACTATTCAGAATGATCTGGAGGATTTAAACCGCATCATGGTCAGAAACATTG AAACGATATCAAATAGAGGTGAAAAgttagagctgttgatagacaAGACTGAAGATCTTGAAACAACG TCTCTGACCTTCAGGAAAAGTAGTAAGACGCTCGCACGGTCAATGTGCGTCAAGAACCTCAAATTGACCGTCATTCTTGTCATTGTTTTTATA CTCATCATCTACTTCATTGTTTCCGCAGTATGTGGAGGATTAGGCTGGCAAAACTGTGTCCATAGGAATCCATAG